One Glycine max cultivar Williams 82 chromosome 6, Glycine_max_v4.0, whole genome shotgun sequence DNA segment encodes these proteins:
- the LOC100778707 gene encoding two-component response regulator ARR17-like encodes MAAGSSSNWVMESGDVPHVLAVDDNLIDRKLVEKLLRNSSCKVTTAENGPRALELLGLTSGGQNTMNGRSKVNMVITDYCMPGMTGYELLKKIKESSVTKEVPVVIMSSENIPTRINKCLEEGAQMFILKPLKQSDVKKLTCQLMN; translated from the exons ATGGCTGCAGGTTCTTCTTCAAATTGGGTCATGGAAAGTGGTGATGTTCCTCATGTTTTGGCCGTTGATGACAACCTTATTGATCGCAAACTCGTTGAGAAACTCCTCAGGAATTCTTCTTGCAAAG TTACAACTGCAGAAAATGGGCCAAGGGCATTGGAATTATTGGGCTTAACAAGTGGTGGACAGAACACCATGAACGGT AGATCCAAAGTAAATATGGTTATCACAGACTATTGCATGCCAGGGATGACAGGCTACGAGCTACTTAAGAAAATCAAG GAATCGTCGGTAACGAAGGAGGTTCCAGTAGTGATCATGTCATCTGAGAACATACCAACACGAATTAACAA GTGTCTGGAAGAAGGAGCTCAGATGTTCATTCTAAAGCCCCTCAAACAATCTGATGTAAAAAAACTGACATGTCAGTTAATGAATTGA
- the LOC100778707 gene encoding two-component response regulator ARR17-like isoform X1 translates to MESGDVPHVLAVDDNLIDRKLVEKLLRNSSCKVTTAENGPRALELLGLTSGGQNTMNGRSKVNMVITDYCMPGMTGYELLKKIKESSVTKEVPVVIMSSENIPTRINKCLEEGAQMFILKPLKQSDVKKLTCQLMN, encoded by the exons ATGGAAAGTGGTGATGTTCCTCATGTTTTGGCCGTTGATGACAACCTTATTGATCGCAAACTCGTTGAGAAACTCCTCAGGAATTCTTCTTGCAAAG TTACAACTGCAGAAAATGGGCCAAGGGCATTGGAATTATTGGGCTTAACAAGTGGTGGACAGAACACCATGAACGGT AGATCCAAAGTAAATATGGTTATCACAGACTATTGCATGCCAGGGATGACAGGCTACGAGCTACTTAAGAAAATCAAG GAATCGTCGGTAACGAAGGAGGTTCCAGTAGTGATCATGTCATCTGAGAACATACCAACACGAATTAACAA GTGTCTGGAAGAAGGAGCTCAGATGTTCATTCTAAAGCCCCTCAAACAATCTGATGTAAAAAAACTGACATGTCAGTTAATGAATTGA